A section of the Pseudomonas tritici genome encodes:
- the lptA gene encoding lipopolysaccharide transport periplasmic protein LptA, protein MRLVKTLPILLGLGAALGSVSAWALPNDSQQPIHISADDAQLDDKQGVATYTGGVIITQGSMKITGNTVTLTRTQAGDIDVVTSVGNLAYFEQKQSATDTGPMKGYGKTIQYHAQQNRIVLIDQAKVLSPDGNSTEGEKITYDTVKQIANAGRANGNKVTAPRPRIDMVIQPKKKAE, encoded by the coding sequence ATGAGGCTCGTTAAAACTCTCCCTATTTTGCTCGGCCTGGGCGCAGCACTGGGAAGCGTGAGCGCCTGGGCTCTGCCGAACGATAGCCAGCAGCCGATCCACATTTCGGCTGACGATGCGCAACTGGATGACAAGCAAGGCGTCGCCACCTACACAGGCGGCGTGATCATCACCCAGGGCTCGATGAAGATCACCGGCAACACGGTGACCCTGACTCGCACCCAGGCTGGCGATATTGACGTGGTCACTTCGGTGGGCAACCTGGCTTACTTCGAACAGAAGCAGTCCGCTACCGACACCGGCCCGATGAAGGGTTACGGCAAGACCATCCAGTACCACGCCCAGCAGAACCGCATTGTGCTGATCGACCAAGCCAAGGTGCTCAGCCCCGACGGCAACTCCACGGAAGGTGAGAAGATCACCTATGACACCGTGAAACAGATCGCTAACGCCGGTCGTGCCAATGGCAACAAGGTCACCGCACCGCGCCCACGCATCGACATGGTTATCCAGCCGAAGAAGAAGGCCGAGTAA